In Paenibacillus phoenicis, one genomic interval encodes:
- a CDS encoding MTH1187 family thiamine-binding protein, with the protein MPNALLSIQIIPKTPNGEDVIPYVDRAIEVIQASGVKYQVNPLETTMEGDLDELLAIVKKMNEAVIEFGSTGIISQIKISYNPKGVSMDKLIEKYRP; encoded by the coding sequence ATGCCAAACGCGTTATTAAGCATTCAGATCATTCCGAAGACACCCAACGGCGAAGACGTCATTCCCTATGTAGACCGGGCCATTGAAGTGATTCAAGCATCCGGGGTCAAATATCAGGTGAACCCCCTGGAGACGACCATGGAGGGGGATCTCGACGAGCTGCTGGCCATCGTGAAGAAAATGAACGAAGCCGTCATTGAGTTCGGCAGTACGGGCATCATTTCGCAAATTAAAATTTCGTACAATCCCAAAGGCGTCAGCATGGATAAGCTGATTGAAAAATATCGGCCATGA
- a CDS encoding ABC transporter substrate-binding protein, protein MFLGCLLLILSACGGANGNSAGKAKAGNPSGQNTEAAAPNQGSNTELQDVKVVLDWSPNTNHTGLYVAKDQGYFAEEGLNVDILLPGSGGAEAMVASGEVPFGVSVQENVTQSRIQGVPLVSIAAIIQHNTSGFAAPVDKNIKSPKDFEGKAYGGWGSPVEQAVIQSIMDLQGADVNKVKFVNIGDADYFTAVKRDIDFAWIFYAWTGIEAELRGEPIDMLYVKDFSEKLDYYTPVLVTNEKTVKDNPELVKAFMRAVSKGYNYAIDHPEEAAQILLKAVPELDKDLVVASQKWLSPKYKDDAPRWGEQKKEVWQNYSDWMFDRKLLEKPLDVDAAFTNEFLPSE, encoded by the coding sequence ATGTTTCTCGGTTGCTTGCTGCTGATATTGTCCGCCTGCGGCGGAGCGAATGGGAACAGCGCCGGGAAGGCGAAAGCCGGAAACCCAAGCGGGCAAAATACCGAAGCCGCCGCACCAAATCAAGGTTCTAACACAGAGCTGCAAGATGTTAAAGTCGTGCTCGACTGGAGCCCGAATACGAACCACACCGGGCTTTACGTCGCCAAGGATCAAGGCTATTTCGCCGAGGAAGGGCTGAATGTGGACATCCTCCTGCCCGGTTCCGGCGGTGCTGAGGCGATGGTTGCCTCCGGAGAGGTGCCGTTTGGCGTCAGCGTGCAGGAGAACGTAACTCAAAGCCGGATCCAAGGCGTCCCGCTCGTCTCGATTGCCGCGATCATTCAGCACAATACGTCCGGCTTCGCTGCCCCCGTAGACAAGAATATTAAATCGCCTAAAGACTTCGAAGGCAAAGCCTACGGCGGCTGGGGCTCTCCGGTGGAACAAGCGGTGATCCAATCGATCATGGACCTGCAAGGCGCTGATGTCAACAAGGTGAAATTCGTTAATATCGGGGATGCCGATTATTTTACGGCAGTGAAGCGGGATATTGATTTTGCCTGGATTTTCTACGCCTGGACAGGCATTGAGGCCGAGCTGCGGGGCGAGCCGATCGACATGCTGTATGTCAAGGATTTCTCCGAGAAGCTGGACTACTACACCCCGGTACTCGTGACAAACGAGAAGACGGTCAAGGACAACCCCGAGCTGGTAAAGGCTTTTATGCGGGCCGTGTCTAAAGGTTACAATTATGCGATCGACCATCCGGAAGAAGCGGCGCAGATCCTGTTGAAAGCCGTACCGGAGCTCGACAAGGACCTGGTGGTGGCCAGTCAAAAATGGCTGAGCCCGAAATACAAGGACGATGCTCCGCGCTGGGGCGAGCAGAAGAAAGAAGTGTGGCAGAACTACTCCGATTGGATGTTTGATCGCAAGCTGCTGGAAAAACCGCTTGACGTAGATGCCGCTTTTACCAACGAGTTTTTGCCAAGCGAATAA
- a CDS encoding cold-shock protein, with protein sequence METGTVKWFNAEKGFGFIEVEGGNDVFVHFSAITGEGFKTLDEGQRVQFNVVQGNRGPQAENVVKL encoded by the coding sequence ATGGAAACCGGAACAGTGAAATGGTTTAACGCTGAGAAAGGTTTTGGCTTCATCGAAGTGGAAGGCGGAAATGACGTATTCGTTCATTTCAGCGCAATCACCGGCGAAGGCTTCAAAACCCTCGACGAAGGCCAACGCGTACAATTCAACGTGGTTCAAGGCAACCGCGGCCCGCAAGCCGAGAACGTTGTAAAACTGTAA
- a CDS encoding cold-shock protein has product MNYRKKTLEEIPEENTPVWTCTSDDCNGWMRDNFTFEYSPVCPLCSSEMVMGMRMLPQLSNPSSDQRSSSKKA; this is encoded by the coding sequence ATGAACTACCGTAAAAAGACGTTAGAGGAAATTCCTGAGGAAAATACGCCGGTATGGACCTGCACTAGCGATGACTGCAACGGGTGGATGCGGGACAATTTCACCTTTGAATATAGCCCCGTATGTCCGCTCTGCTCGTCCGAGATGGTCATGGGGATGCGCATGCTCCCTCAACTGAGCAATCCAAGCTCCGATCAAAGATCGTCGTCCAAGAAGGCATAG
- a CDS encoding CcdC family protein, translating into MNLMNPSYMQAAFTVGAMAMAVAVLFIRLKASRRPVTVKKIIIPPLGMTTGLFMFVVPETHIPLLWGVIAFAFGWLLFSYPLIRTTKFENIGGEIYAERSRSFIFILIGLLVVRLLLHEAVEQYVSVMQTAALFFLLAYGMIIRWRLYMLKQYRAMTGNTASS; encoded by the coding sequence ATGAACCTAATGAATCCCTCTTATATGCAAGCCGCCTTTACCGTTGGTGCAATGGCCATGGCCGTCGCTGTTCTGTTTATCCGTCTGAAAGCCAGTCGTCGGCCTGTCACGGTGAAGAAAATCATCATTCCTCCTCTAGGAATGACAACCGGCCTCTTCATGTTTGTTGTGCCGGAAACGCACATTCCTCTCCTGTGGGGCGTAATCGCCTTCGCTTTCGGTTGGCTCCTGTTCTCCTATCCGTTGATTCGGACAACCAAGTTCGAGAACATCGGCGGCGAAATTTACGCGGAACGTTCCCGCAGCTTTATCTTTATCCTGATTGGACTGCTTGTCGTCCGTCTCTTGCTGCATGAGGCCGTAGAACAATACGTCTCCGTCATGCAAACCGCGGCGCTGTTCTTCCTGCTCGCTTACGGCATGATTATTCGCTGGCGGCTGTATATGCTCAAGCAATACCGGGCAATGACCGGGAATACCGCCTCCTCATGA
- a CDS encoding beta-propeller fold lactonase family protein yields MNSELTVAVHCLLYLDSKEDRMANSEQIACSVATHPARVRKVLSLLRRHDLVTTKEGARGGYLLKCELSQVTLGDLYRIFAQGSLHPNWCSGSEHSSCNISSNIPAVMNQIYSGAEKQVEMFFDRLPLSEVKQMLDEFEKEKEEKSVSKEAGPNWHFFVGSYADRGEPGIYLCELQRDTGEMRVIHETAGLTNPSFVTFDAKGMRLYAVSEQTEGQVAGFAVDPKDGKLTMLHSERATHGADPCHLALKCGRDPFLLVANYSSGHVNAFALEADGSLGEMTALICHEGSSVNQERQESAHAHSIVPSHDGRFAFVSDLGTDQIVIYRLECGRLVKHGVTHLPPGTGPRHFVLHPSERFAYGMNELNNTMTAYTFDPVEGRLEAIQHVSSLPDDFRGENYPADIHFSPDGRYVYGSNRGHDSIVRFRIDRHTGRLEDPEWTSVGGSWPRNFAVLDDYVLVANQYSGNIVALRRDPESGSLTPAEHSLSISKPSCIEPLPADFAVGKQPAGSM; encoded by the coding sequence ATGAATAGCGAATTAACGGTCGCCGTCCATTGCTTGTTGTATTTAGATTCCAAGGAGGATCGCATGGCCAATAGCGAACAGATCGCCTGCAGCGTCGCGACCCATCCGGCCCGTGTACGTAAGGTGCTCAGCCTGCTTCGCCGCCACGACCTGGTGACGACGAAGGAAGGGGCCCGCGGCGGGTACTTGCTAAAGTGCGAGCTTTCGCAGGTTACTCTCGGCGATTTGTACCGCATCTTCGCTCAAGGATCGCTGCATCCCAACTGGTGTTCCGGCAGCGAACACTCTTCCTGTAATATCTCCTCGAACATCCCTGCCGTGATGAACCAGATCTACAGCGGGGCAGAGAAACAGGTGGAGATGTTTTTTGATCGGCTTCCGTTGTCTGAAGTGAAGCAGATGCTGGATGAATTTGAGAAAGAGAAGGAAGAGAAATCGGTGAGCAAGGAAGCTGGACCGAATTGGCACTTTTTTGTGGGTTCTTATGCTGATCGCGGGGAGCCAGGAATTTATCTCTGCGAGCTGCAGAGGGATACCGGCGAGATGCGGGTTATCCACGAGACTGCGGGCCTCACCAACCCTTCCTTTGTGACCTTCGATGCGAAGGGTATGCGATTGTATGCGGTAAGTGAACAGACCGAAGGGCAGGTTGCTGGATTTGCGGTTGATCCTAAGGATGGGAAGCTGACGATGTTGCACAGCGAACGGGCAACGCATGGGGCCGACCCGTGCCATCTGGCTTTGAAATGTGGGCGGGATCCGTTTTTGCTGGTCGCCAACTATTCCAGCGGGCATGTGAATGCCTTTGCACTGGAAGCGGATGGGTCGTTAGGAGAAATGACGGCCCTGATTTGCCATGAGGGAAGTAGTGTAAACCAGGAGCGCCAGGAATCGGCTCATGCTCACAGCATTGTGCCTAGCCATGATGGACGGTTCGCCTTCGTCTCTGACCTGGGAACCGACCAGATAGTGATCTATCGGTTGGAGTGCGGACGGCTAGTAAAGCACGGGGTAACCCATTTGCCGCCGGGGACAGGTCCACGGCATTTCGTGCTCCATCCGTCGGAACGGTTTGCTTACGGCATGAACGAGTTGAACAATACGATGACGGCATATACTTTCGATCCGGTGGAGGGGCGGCTTGAGGCGATCCAGCACGTCAGCTCCCTGCCGGATGATTTCCGCGGGGAAAACTATCCGGCCGATATTCACTTCTCGCCGGACGGACGTTACGTATACGGCTCCAACCGCGGACATGACAGCATTGTCCGTTTCCGCATCGATCGGCACACCGGTCGCCTCGAGGACCCGGAATGGACGAGTGTGGGGGGCAGCTGGCCGCGGAACTTCGCCGTCCTGGACGACTATGTGCTGGTGGCGAATCAGTACAGCGGCAATATCGTCGCCTTGCGGCGTGATCCCGAGAGCGGCAGTCTGACGCCTGCGGAGCATAGCTTGAGTATCAGCAAACCCTCCTGCATTGAACCGCTGCCGGCAGACTTTGCCGTGGGTAAGCAGCCGGCAGGTTCCATGTGA
- a CDS encoding sulfate ABC transporter substrate-binding protein, with protein sequence MNRRLKQGVLMSLALILVGVLAACSSNTSGGNDAASAAAGNSGGGEKPKAVELLNVSYDPTRELYENYNKAFAAYWEKEKGQKVTIKQSHGGSGKQSRAVIDGLKADVVTLALGYDIDAIAETGLINEGWQQKFEHNSSPYTSTIVFLVRKGNPKDIKDWNDLIKDGVEVITPNPQTSGGARWNYLAAWGYALHQNNNDETKAREFVQELFKHVPVLDSGARGATTTFVERGLGDVLLAWENEAWLSVQELGPDKFDIVYPSESILAEPPVAVVDKNVDANGTREVAEAYLKYLYSEEGQKIAAENYYRPTLDSVKAEYADKFPEIKLFTIEEFGGWAEAQTKHFNDGGIFNQIYVPQ encoded by the coding sequence ATGAACAGAAGGTTGAAGCAAGGGGTTCTGATGAGTCTGGCATTGATATTGGTTGGGGTCCTGGCGGCTTGCTCGTCCAACACGAGCGGCGGCAACGATGCGGCCAGCGCGGCAGCCGGGAATTCCGGCGGCGGGGAGAAGCCCAAAGCGGTGGAATTGCTGAACGTATCCTACGACCCGACCCGGGAATTATACGAAAATTATAACAAAGCTTTTGCGGCATATTGGGAGAAAGAAAAAGGACAGAAGGTCACCATTAAACAGTCGCATGGCGGATCGGGCAAGCAAAGCCGGGCTGTCATTGACGGGTTGAAAGCCGATGTGGTTACCCTGGCGCTGGGATACGACATTGACGCCATTGCGGAAACCGGGCTGATCAATGAAGGCTGGCAGCAAAAGTTCGAGCATAACAGCTCGCCCTATACCTCCACGATCGTATTTCTGGTTCGTAAAGGCAATCCCAAAGACATCAAGGATTGGAACGATCTGATCAAGGATGGCGTTGAGGTGATCACGCCAAACCCGCAAACCTCTGGCGGGGCGCGGTGGAATTACCTGGCGGCATGGGGATATGCCCTGCATCAAAACAATAACGATGAAACTAAAGCACGGGAGTTCGTGCAAGAGCTGTTCAAGCATGTTCCGGTTCTCGACAGCGGGGCGCGCGGCGCTACTACGACGTTCGTAGAACGTGGACTCGGCGACGTGCTGCTGGCTTGGGAGAACGAGGCCTGGTTGTCCGTGCAGGAGCTGGGGCCGGATAAATTCGATATCGTCTATCCGTCGGAGAGCATACTGGCTGAACCGCCGGTTGCCGTGGTCGACAAAAACGTAGATGCCAACGGCACCCGCGAAGTCGCCGAGGCTTATTTGAAATACCTGTATTCGGAAGAAGGACAGAAGATCGCTGCGGAGAATTACTATCGCCCAACGCTCGACAGCGTCAAGGCGGAGTATGCCGACAAATTCCCGGAGATTAAGCTGTTTACGATTGAGGAATTTGGCGGCTGGGCAGAAGCCCAAACGAAGCATTTCAATGACGGCGGCATCTTTAACCAAATTTACGTACCGCAATAA
- the cysT gene encoding sulfate ABC transporter permease subunit CysT, translated as MHSSTAKRGVLPGFGLTMGFSVLYLSLIVLIPLSALLLNSTGLTWEKFWDIATDPRVLASYRVSFVTAAVAGLIDAVLGLLLAWVLVRYDFPGKNIFDAMIDLPFALPTAVAGVSLTAIYSANGWIGSLFEPLGIRIAFTPAGITLALMFIGIPFVVRTVQPVLQDLDAEVEEAAATLGASRFRTFRQVVLPELLPPMLTGFALAFARGIGEYGSVVFISGNMPMKTEIAPLLIMSRLEQFDYAGATAVALMLLLISFVLLLLINTLQRRIRKTAR; from the coding sequence ATGCACAGTAGCACCGCAAAGCGCGGCGTTCTGCCCGGCTTCGGGCTGACGATGGGATTTAGCGTGCTGTACCTCAGCTTGATCGTGCTGATCCCGCTTTCCGCCTTGCTGCTGAATTCTACAGGACTAACCTGGGAGAAATTTTGGGATATCGCAACCGACCCGCGCGTGCTTGCTTCATACAGAGTGAGCTTTGTGACCGCGGCGGTGGCCGGATTGATCGATGCGGTGCTTGGGCTGCTGCTGGCCTGGGTGCTGGTCCGGTACGATTTTCCCGGCAAAAACATTTTTGATGCCATGATCGACCTTCCTTTTGCCCTTCCGACGGCGGTGGCCGGGGTTTCCCTCACCGCGATCTATTCGGCCAACGGCTGGATCGGTTCCTTGTTCGAACCGCTGGGGATTCGCATCGCGTTTACGCCGGCGGGCATCACGCTTGCGCTGATGTTTATCGGCATCCCGTTTGTTGTGCGCACCGTACAGCCAGTGCTGCAGGACCTGGATGCCGAAGTGGAGGAGGCGGCGGCCACGCTTGGCGCTAGCCGCTTCCGCACCTTCCGCCAAGTGGTGCTGCCGGAGCTGCTGCCCCCGATGTTAACGGGGTTTGCGCTCGCGTTTGCCCGCGGCATCGGCGAATACGGCTCCGTTGTCTTCATCTCCGGCAACATGCCGATGAAGACGGAGATCGCCCCGTTGCTCATCATGTCGAGGCTGGAGCAATTCGACTACGCCGGGGCGACGGCGGTTGCGCTGATGCTGCTGCTGATCTCGTTTGTGCTGCTGCTGCTCATCAACACGCTGCAGCGCCGGATTCGCAAGACCGCGCGGTAG
- the cysW gene encoding sulfate ABC transporter permease subunit CysW, whose product MAGSVPLAASKPTAPRKQAGQGSGVIKWVLITAAALVLLWLIVLPLAVVLTEALKKGWDVYVAAIRDPDALSALRLTLLVALITVPLNTIFGVAAAWAVTKFKFRGKQVLVTLIDLPFAVSPVIGGLIYVLVYGSHGWFGPWLEEHHISIIFALPGIILATLFVTFPFVARELIPLMEDQGQQEEEAAITLGARGFRIFWKVTLPNIKWGLLYGIVLCNARAMGEFGAVSVVSGHIRGETNTLPLHVEILYNEYQFSASFAVASLLLLLALVTLLLKGWFTRQSRH is encoded by the coding sequence ATGGCCGGTTCTGTGCCATTAGCAGCAAGCAAGCCAACGGCTCCGCGGAAGCAGGCGGGGCAGGGTTCTGGCGTAATCAAGTGGGTGCTGATCACGGCGGCCGCACTGGTCCTGCTGTGGCTCATCGTGTTGCCGCTTGCCGTCGTCCTGACGGAGGCGCTCAAGAAAGGCTGGGACGTCTACGTAGCAGCCATCCGTGACCCGGATGCATTATCCGCACTGCGGCTGACGCTGCTCGTCGCTTTGATTACCGTCCCGCTGAATACCATCTTTGGAGTGGCTGCCGCCTGGGCCGTCACCAAATTTAAATTTCGCGGCAAGCAGGTGCTGGTCACGTTAATCGACTTGCCGTTTGCCGTATCGCCGGTGATCGGCGGTCTGATCTACGTGCTGGTCTATGGCTCGCACGGGTGGTTCGGACCGTGGCTGGAGGAGCATCATATCTCGATTATTTTTGCTCTGCCAGGCATCATCTTGGCGACGTTGTTCGTGACCTTCCCGTTTGTAGCCCGTGAGCTCATTCCGCTGATGGAGGACCAGGGGCAGCAGGAGGAGGAAGCTGCAATCACGCTGGGAGCGCGGGGCTTCCGGATCTTCTGGAAGGTCACGCTCCCGAACATCAAATGGGGTTTATTGTACGGAATTGTTCTTTGTAATGCGCGAGCGATGGGAGAATTCGGCGCTGTCTCCGTCGTCTCGGGCCACATCCGGGGAGAAACCAACACATTGCCGCTGCACGTGGAGATTTTGTATAACGAATACCAATTTTCCGCGTCCTTTGCGGTAGCCTCTCTCTTGCTTCTGCTGGCGCTTGTGACCCTGCTGCTCAAAGGCTGGTTCACTCGCCAAAGCCGCCATTAG
- a CDS encoding YezD family protein, with protein MAKPLQVDEIWLERIAELLGGMEFGSLNIVVHEGQIVQMERTERRRYELNPGNASRATGASRHTAKPLRESRQR; from the coding sequence ATGGCGAAACCATTGCAAGTTGATGAAATTTGGCTGGAACGGATTGCGGAGCTGCTGGGCGGCATGGAATTCGGTTCATTGAACATCGTTGTCCATGAAGGCCAAATCGTGCAAATGGAACGTACGGAGCGCAGACGTTACGAGTTGAACCCGGGCAATGCCTCCAGGGCTACCGGAGCTTCCCGTCATACGGCCAAACCTTTGCGTGAATCTAGACAGCGTTAA
- a CDS encoding GNAT family N-acetyltransferase produces the protein MNEQQSGADVKIRYEAPEVTDYLRLRELAGMSPRSAEGAEIGLSNSIFAVSLYDDAGLAGMGRVVGDGGCFLQVVDIAVRPDLQGKGLGTLIMSEIMGFLEQHAPPLTYVSLIADVPADKLYRRFGFEYTAPGGLGMYWRQR, from the coding sequence ATGAATGAACAACAATCGGGGGCCGATGTGAAGATCAGATACGAAGCGCCCGAAGTTACGGATTACCTGAGGCTTCGTGAACTAGCGGGAATGAGTCCGCGCAGCGCAGAAGGAGCAGAGATTGGCCTAAGCAACTCCATCTTCGCCGTCTCGTTGTACGATGATGCGGGATTAGCGGGGATGGGAAGAGTCGTGGGAGATGGAGGCTGCTTTTTGCAGGTGGTGGACATCGCTGTGCGCCCGGATCTTCAGGGAAAGGGCTTAGGCACATTGATCATGAGCGAAATTATGGGGTTCCTGGAGCAACATGCGCCGCCTTTAACTTATGTCAGCCTGATCGCGGATGTGCCGGCAGACAAGTTGTACCGGCGATTCGGCTTCGAATATACCGCTCCTGGCGGACTGGGGATGTATTGGAGACAACGATAG
- a CDS encoding sulfite exporter TauE/SafE family protein: MIAILAGIVGSILGLGGGIIVTPALTLLFGVDINHAIGASIISVIATSSGSAVAYIRDRITNLRVGMFLEIATTVGAITGAFIGALIAPRFLYIIFALLLLYSAYAMIKKSKQEVPENVPLHPVAEKLGLQGEYYDKALGKTVAYNVDRVYEGFGVMYGAGVISGLLGIGSGSFKVMAMDVFMRMPLKVSSATSNFMMGVTAAASAGIYLLRGDIIPVISAPVALGVLIGATVGSRLMQRMKSKTIRKLFIPVMVYVAFQMIYQGWRG; the protein is encoded by the coding sequence ATGATCGCGATTCTGGCGGGGATCGTGGGCTCGATTCTCGGATTGGGCGGCGGAATTATCGTGACCCCTGCGCTGACGCTGCTGTTTGGCGTGGACATCAACCATGCCATCGGGGCGAGCATCATTTCCGTCATCGCCACTTCAAGCGGATCGGCGGTGGCGTACATTCGCGACCGGATCACCAATTTGCGGGTCGGCATGTTTCTGGAGATCGCCACGACGGTCGGGGCGATTACCGGAGCATTTATCGGGGCGTTGATTGCCCCGCGGTTTTTGTATATTATTTTTGCCTTACTGCTGCTCTACTCGGCCTATGCCATGATCAAAAAAAGCAAACAAGAGGTTCCGGAAAACGTTCCGCTGCATCCGGTGGCCGAAAAGCTGGGGCTGCAAGGGGAGTATTACGACAAGGCGCTGGGCAAGACCGTCGCCTATAACGTAGACCGCGTGTACGAAGGCTTTGGAGTCATGTACGGTGCGGGCGTCATTTCCGGGCTATTGGGCATTGGCAGCGGGAGTTTTAAGGTGATGGCGATGGACGTGTTTATGAGAATGCCGCTGAAAGTGTCGAGTGCCACCAGCAATTTTATGATGGGCGTTACGGCGGCGGCCAGTGCGGGGATCTATTTGCTCCGCGGGGACATAATTCCGGTGATTTCGGCTCCCGTTGCCCTGGGCGTTTTGATCGGAGCCACCGTCGGTTCACGCCTGATGCAGCGCATGAAGAGTAAAACGATCCGCAAGCTGTTTATCCCGGTCATGGTGTACGTGGCGTTTCAAATGATCTATCAAGGATGGAGGGGCTGA
- a CDS encoding DUF1634 domain-containing protein, with the protein MGDHNETTQNRTFEIETAISKMLRVGVILAAAVIVIGLIQFLVTGDSGYPGDTYPTSFGAIMSGLLALKSVAVIQTGLLLLILTPVFRVFVSLFLFWAEKDYRYVVITAIVFIILILSFALGKAG; encoded by the coding sequence ATGGGCGACCATAACGAGACAACGCAAAATCGCACCTTTGAGATTGAGACGGCCATCAGCAAAATGCTCCGGGTTGGCGTGATCCTCGCTGCCGCTGTGATCGTAATTGGGCTCATCCAGTTTTTGGTCACGGGCGACAGCGGATACCCGGGGGATACGTACCCTACCAGCTTTGGCGCGATCATGTCCGGCTTACTGGCCTTGAAGTCGGTTGCGGTCATCCAGACCGGTTTGCTGCTGCTCATTTTGACACCGGTATTTCGGGTGTTCGTCTCGCTCTTTTTGTTCTGGGCGGAGAAGGACTACCGGTACGTAGTTATTACTGCCATTGTGTTTATCATCTTGATCCTGAGCTTCGCTTTGGGGAAGGCGGGCTAA
- a CDS encoding NAD(P)-dependent oxidoreductase: MKIVLFGATGMIGKRIAVEALQRGHEVTAVVRDPARAAETGVTDLVPTDSKRAGHLILKEGDILVPDSIARLVQGQDLVISAYGPRLGEEDELLEATRSLIEGVKRGGVRRLIAVGGAGGLEVAPGVRLMDTPEFPEEVRPLARAHEEALNLYRASDLEWTVLSPPALIEPGKRTGMFRLGLDRLVADERDHSRITAEDYAAALLDEAEDPYYIGTRFTVGY; this comes from the coding sequence ATGAAGATCGTATTATTTGGCGCAACGGGCATGATTGGAAAAAGAATCGCGGTGGAGGCGCTGCAACGCGGACATGAAGTGACGGCAGTGGTCAGAGATCCGGCGCGGGCGGCCGAAACGGGGGTGACTGATCTCGTTCCGACGGATTCCAAAAGGGCCGGGCATTTGATCCTGAAGGAAGGGGATATTTTGGTCCCCGATTCCATCGCCCGGCTGGTTCAAGGACAAGACCTTGTGATCAGCGCGTATGGGCCGCGCTTGGGGGAGGAGGACGAGCTCCTGGAAGCCACGCGTTCGCTGATTGAAGGCGTAAAGCGCGGCGGTGTCCGCCGTCTGATCGCTGTGGGCGGAGCAGGCGGCTTGGAAGTTGCTCCAGGTGTGCGGCTCATGGACACGCCCGAGTTTCCGGAGGAGGTGCGGCCGTTGGCCCGGGCCCATGAAGAAGCGCTGAACCTCTACCGGGCGTCGGACCTGGAGTGGACGGTGTTAAGTCCGCCGGCGCTCATCGAGCCCGGGAAGCGCACAGGGATGTTCCGCTTAGGGTTAGACCGTCTGGTCGCCGACGAACGGGATCACAGCCGGATTACGGCGGAGGATTACGCAGCAGCCCTCCTGGACGAAGCGGAGGACCCGTATTATATCGGCACCCGTTTTACCGTAGGGTACTAG